The following coding sequences are from one Burkholderiales bacterium window:
- the urtA gene encoding urea ABC transporter substrate-binding protein, translating to MKRRHFLKSLSLAASLIGASLPTNITNAAETIKVGILHSLSGTMAISETVLKDVTLMAIDEINAEGGVLGKKLQPVVVDPASNWPLFAEKARQLLTQDKVAVVFGCWTSVSRKSVLPVFEELNGLLFYPVQYEGEELSKNVFYTGAAPNQQAIPAVEYLMSKDGGGAKRFVLLGTDYVYPRTTNKILRAFLKSKGIEEKDIDEKYTPFGHADYQTIVADIKKFANGGKTAVVSTINGDSNVPFYKELGNQGLKATDVPVVAFSVGEEELRGVDTKPLVGHLAAWNYFMSVKNPSNEEFKKKWAAYAKKNNLPSAGKPLTNDPMEAAYVGMHMWKQAVEKAQTTDVDKVIVAMAGQTFKAPDGFTIKMDEKNHHLHKPVLIGEVQANGQFNVVWKTREPIKAKPWSPFIAGNDKKPDEPEKK from the coding sequence CATATTGCATTCGTTGTCGGGGACCATGGCGATCAGCGAAACCGTGCTCAAGGACGTGACGCTGATGGCGATCGACGAGATCAATGCCGAAGGCGGCGTGCTCGGCAAAAAGCTGCAACCGGTCGTCGTCGACCCGGCTTCGAACTGGCCTTTGTTCGCCGAGAAAGCGCGCCAACTTTTGACGCAAGACAAGGTGGCGGTCGTATTCGGCTGCTGGACTTCGGTGTCCCGCAAATCGGTGCTGCCGGTTTTCGAGGAACTGAACGGACTGTTGTTCTACCCGGTGCAGTACGAAGGTGAAGAGCTTTCCAAGAACGTGTTCTACACGGGCGCAGCACCCAATCAGCAAGCCATCCCGGCAGTCGAATATCTGATGAGCAAGGACGGCGGCGGCGCGAAACGTTTCGTGCTGCTCGGCACCGATTACGTTTATCCGCGCACGACCAACAAGATTTTGCGCGCGTTTCTCAAATCGAAAGGTATCGAGGAAAAGGATATCGACGAAAAATACACGCCGTTCGGCCACGCCGATTATCAAACAATCGTCGCCGACATCAAGAAGTTCGCGAACGGCGGCAAGACCGCGGTGGTTTCGACCATCAACGGCGATTCCAATGTGCCCTTCTACAAGGAGCTCGGCAACCAGGGCCTGAAAGCGACCGATGTGCCCGTGGTTGCGTTTTCAGTCGGCGAGGAAGAGCTGCGCGGCGTCGATACCAAGCCGCTGGTCGGTCATCTCGCCGCGTGGAACTACTTCATGTCGGTCAAGAACCCGAGCAACGAAGAGTTCAAGAAGAAGTGGGCTGCATATGCGAAGAAAAATAATCTGCCGAGCGCCGGCAAGCCGCTGACCAACGATCCGATGGAAGCAGCTTATGTCGGCATGCATATGTGGAAGCAAGCGGTTGAAAAAGCCCAAACCACCGATGTCGACAAAGTCATCGTCGCGATGGCCGGCCAGACGTTCAAGGCGCCGGACGGCTTCACCATCAAGATGGACGAAAAGAATCATCACCTGCACAAGCCGGTATTGATCGGCGAAGTGCAAGCGAATGGGCAGTTCAATGTGGTGTGGAAAACCAGGGAGCCGATCAAGGCCAAACCGTGGAGCCCGTTCATCGCCGGCAACGACAAGAAGCCGGACGAGCCGGAGAAGAAATAA
- a CDS encoding acetamidase/formamidase family protein, whose translation MNHDHDPKACSHKACSDGELSAEAPDAGRRQFLQSGGAAGAVAAFGSIGAASLAHAQTAPTRSTISHYHIPASDKTIHWGYFSKSLKPLVSVESGDFVTIETITHHAYDDFERMIKGDPGAESIYYWDKTRKGVNRRGAGPMDASLFGRGAGEGLGVHICTGPVAVKDAQPGDILEVRILDVKLRPCANPKYKGKSFGSNAAAWWGFHYKDMIEEPKQREVITIYEVDAAGERNCAKAVYNFRWAPQTDPSGVLHKTIDYPGIPVDHSLVQENFDILKNVRVPIRPHFGTMGLAPAEADIVDSIPPSYTGGNIDNWRIGKGATMYYPVAVPGALLSVGDPHASQGDSELCGTAIECSLTGTFQLILHKKAALPGTPLQNLDYPLLETQDEFILHGFSFANYLAELGPKAQSEIYSKSSVDLALRDAFRKMRHFLMTTQGLSEDEAISLMSIAVDFGITQVVDGNWGTHAIIKKSLFGVAET comes from the coding sequence ATGAACCACGATCACGACCCTAAAGCCTGCTCCCACAAAGCTTGTTCCGACGGCGAGCTGTCCGCCGAAGCGCCCGACGCCGGACGACGCCAGTTTCTGCAAAGCGGCGGAGCCGCTGGTGCTGTTGCCGCATTCGGGTCCATCGGCGCGGCGTCGCTCGCGCACGCGCAAACAGCGCCGACGCGCAGCACGATCAGCCACTATCACATCCCGGCAAGTGACAAGACCATCCATTGGGGTTATTTCAGCAAAAGCCTGAAGCCGCTGGTTTCGGTCGAGTCGGGCGATTTCGTCACCATAGAGACGATCACTCACCACGCCTATGACGATTTCGAGCGCATGATCAAGGGCGACCCTGGCGCCGAGAGCATTTACTACTGGGACAAGACCCGAAAGGGCGTGAACCGGCGCGGCGCCGGACCGATGGACGCGTCGCTGTTTGGGCGCGGCGCGGGAGAAGGCCTGGGCGTGCACATCTGTACCGGTCCGGTGGCGGTTAAAGACGCGCAGCCCGGCGACATTCTCGAAGTCCGCATCCTCGACGTCAAGCTGCGGCCCTGCGCCAACCCCAAGTACAAGGGCAAAAGCTTCGGCAGCAATGCGGCGGCGTGGTGGGGTTTTCACTACAAAGACATGATCGAGGAGCCGAAGCAGCGCGAGGTCATTACCATCTACGAGGTGGATGCCGCCGGTGAGCGCAATTGCGCGAAAGCCGTGTACAACTTTCGCTGGGCGCCGCAGACCGATCCTTCAGGCGTGCTGCACAAGACCATCGACTATCCGGGAATCCCGGTCGACCATAGCCTGGTGCAGGAAAACTTCGACATATTGAAGAATGTGCGCGTACCCATACGCCCGCATTTCGGCACCATGGGACTGGCGCCAGCCGAGGCCGATATTGTCGATTCCATTCCGCCCAGCTACACCGGCGGCAACATCGACAACTGGCGCATCGGCAAGGGCGCCACGATGTACTATCCGGTCGCGGTACCCGGCGCGCTGCTGTCGGTCGGCGATCCGCATGCTTCGCAAGGCGACTCCGAGCTGTGCGGCACGGCCATCGAGTGCTCGCTGACGGGCACCTTCCAGCTCATCCTGCACAAGAAAGCGGCCCTCCCGGGAACGCCATTGCAGAACCTCGATTATCCGCTGCTCGAAACCCAGGACGAGTTCATCCTGCACGGCTTCAGCTTCGCCAACTACCTGGCCGAGTTGGGGCCGAAGGCGCAGTCCGAGATCTACTCCAAATCATCCGTAGACCTTGCGCTGCGCGACGCCTTTCGCAAGATGCGCCACTTCCTCATGACCACCCAGGGGCTGAGCGAGGACGAGGCGATATCGCTGATGTCGATCGCCGTGGATTTTGGCATCACCCAGGTCGTGGACGGCAACTGGGGCACGCACGCGATCATCAAGAAAAGCCTGTTTGGCGTCGCCGAAACTTAG